The Molothrus ater isolate BHLD 08-10-18 breed brown headed cowbird chromosome 1, BPBGC_Mater_1.1, whole genome shotgun sequence genome includes a window with the following:
- the NKIRAS1 gene encoding NF-kappa-B inhibitor-interacting Ras-like protein 1, with amino-acid sequence MGKGYKVVVCGMASVGKTAILEQLLYGKHTVGLEEGATIEDVYLASVETDRGVKEQLRLYDTRGLQEGVELPKHYFSVADGFVLVYAVTSLEAFQRVELLKKEIDVFRDKKEVAVIVLGNKTDLLDQRQVETEAAQQWARAEKVRLWEVTVTDRKTLLEPFTFLASKLSQSQNKSTFPLPGRKSKGNNCEN; translated from the exons ATGGGAAAGGGCTACAAGGTGGTGGTTTGTGGAATGGCCTCAGTGGGAAAGACTGCGATTTTGGAGCAGCTTCTCTATGGAAAGCACACTGTCG GCTTAGAAGAGGGTGCCACAATTGAAGATGTGTATTTGGCATCGGTGGAGACAGACCGAGGCGTGAAGGAACAGTTGCGGCTTTATGACACCAGGGGCCTGCAGGAGGGCGTGGAATTGCCCAAACACTATTTCTCCGTGGCTGACGGCTTCGTCCTGGTGTACGCCGTGACCAGCCTCGAGGCGTTCCAGAGAGTCGAACTGCTCAAAAAGGAGATCGATGTCTTCAGGGACAAAAAGGAG GTTGCAGTTATTGTCTTGGGGAACAAAACTGACCTCCTGGACCAAAGGCAAGTGgaaacagaagcagcacagcaatgGGCAAGGGCTGAGAAAGTGAGACTGTGGGAAGTGACTGTGACAGATCGGAAAACACTGCTTGAACCCTTCACCTTCTTAGCTAGCAAACTGTCCCAGTCCCAGAACAAGTCAACATTTCCCTTGCCTGGAAGAAAGAGCAAAGGGAATAACTGTGAAAACTAG
- the RPL15 gene encoding 60S ribosomal protein L15 produces MGAYKYIQELWRKKQSDVMRFLLRVRCWQYRQLSALHRAPRPTRPDKARRLGYKAKQGYVIYRVRVRRGGRKRPVPKGATYGKPVHHGVNQLKFARSLQSVAEERAGRHCGALRVLNSYWVGEDSTYKFFEVILIDPFHKTIRRNPDTQWITKPVHKHREMRGLTSAGRKSRGLGKGHKFHHTIGGSRRAAWRRRNTLQLHRYR; encoded by the exons ATGGGTGCCTACAAGTACATCCAGGAGCTGTGGAGGAAGAAGCAGTCGGACGTGATGCGGTTCCTGCTGCGCGTGCGCTGCTGGCAGTACCGCCAGCTGTCGGCCCTGCACCGCGCCCCGCGCCCCACGCGCCCGGACAAGGCCCGCAGGCTGGGCTACAAGGCCAAGCAAG GTTACGTTATTTACCGTGTCCGTGTTCGCCGTGGTGGCCGCAAACGCCCAGTCCCCAAAGGTGCAACCTATGGTAAACCCGTGCATCATGGTGTTAACCAGCTCAAGTTTGCCAGGAGTCTTCAGTCTGTAGCAGAG gAACGTGCCGGCCGTCACTGTGGGGCTCTGAGAGTCTTGAACTCGTATTGGGTGGGCGAAGATTCCACTTACAAGTTCTTTGAAGTGATCCTGATCGATCCCTTCCATAAGACCATCCGGAGGAACCCCGATACCCAATGGATCACCAAGCCCGTCCACAAGCACAGAGAGATGCGCGGGCTGACGTCAGCCGGGCGCAAGAGCCGCGGCCTCGGCAAGGGCCACAAATTCCACCACACCATCGGTGGCTCGCGCCGCGCCGCCTGGAGGAGGCGCAacaccctgcagctgcaccgCTACCGCTAA